TGCCGACCGACATGACGACGAGTCTGGAAGGAGAAGATGAGACACGGACGGAAACCTGGGAGACGCGTGTTGGTTCCTACCTGAGCACCGGAGCGGCATTGGCTCTCTCACGCCTTGTACTGCTCATGTGGTCGTTTCATCGGTATGTCTCTCGTACCGTGACTGAGAGGGACTTGTATCTCTTGTGGGCTCTGTACCCCGAGAGCCTCCTGGGCCACCGTTGAAGGAATTGGAGTCGCGGCCGCCACATCGATCGCACAGGCCATCGGCGCCGGGCCCGCGCAGGCGGGCGAGATGTTCTCCGTGACGCCGGACCGAGAGCGGCCGCATCGCCGTCCGAACGCCCTCACCGAGTGAGCGGCTGCTCGGCCCCGGAGGGGGACGACACAGCCCACGATCATCGACGGCCTGCGTTCGGGAGAGTTCGGGAATACCGCCGTCTGACACGCGCCGCCGCCCGGTCTTCGCATCGCAGCTCGGACACCCCTACCACGTCGCGGCGAAGCAAGCAGTCGGTTACGCTCGAGCCGACGGTGGTCGGTTCCGGATGGGTTCACCTCGTTTTCACAGCGGATGGCGCCGCGTGGCACGCCTACATCAACGGCACGGCCGTGCCATCGGGCGCGATCGCCGGTGGACTGGCGTCGAGCGCGGATCCCCTCGTGCTCGGCCGTGACGGCGTCGCCGCGCAGGCATGGTTCGACGGGTGGCTGGCCGACGTCGCCGTGTATCCGTACTCGCTCAACGCGGACCAGGTGTCCCGTCACTACGCGCTGCGCGAGGTGAGCGCAGCGG
Above is a genomic segment from Vicinamibacterales bacterium containing:
- a CDS encoding LamG-like jellyroll fold domain-containing protein, giving the protein MVGSGWVHLVFTADGAAWHAYINGTAVPSGAIAGGLASSADPLVLGRDGVAAQAWFDGWLADVAVYPYSLNADQVSRHYALREVSAA